The proteins below come from a single Tachypleus tridentatus isolate NWPU-2018 chromosome 13, ASM421037v1, whole genome shotgun sequence genomic window:
- the slx1 gene encoding structure-specific endonuclease subunit SLX1 produces the protein MSEVENFYGCYILVSTNPKFKGRTYIGFTVDPNRRIQQHNKGMKAGGAWRTNNKGPWEMVLIVHGFPNEISALRFEWAWQHPLKSRRLRHVTSKARKETSFGYRFRVLSEMLRVGPWNRLPLTVRWLKEDSQIDFRADTLPPVHMPITVGPVKCIKTLSSREKVSDPKELEEIQPLDDESSDSDGNSEPDDISLSDDELSNSYNGNKPEEGLVLDDQPGTLFTADNTVKTLFINDQPSSYCAEELKTVSSTGSQPSSWCCVCHKELLTGEKIVNCLYPACSACSHMTCLANHFLASAGETDQIIPVEGDCPLCGEHVLWGDIIKHYFGCYQNPKLLGLPDEKDDSKHWAMDI, from the exons ATGAGTGAGGTAGAAAATTTCTATGGGTGTTATATACTGGTTTCTACTAATCCAAAATTCAAAGGTCGAACTTATATTGGCTTTACTGTTGACCCTAATCGTCGCATTCAGCAACATAATAAGGGTATGAAAGCAGGTGGTGCTTGGAGAACTAACAACAAAGGACCATG ggaAATGGTTTTGATTGTCCATGGATTTCCTAATGAAATTTCTGCTTTGAGG TTTGAATGGGCCTGGCAGCATCCACTAAAGTCTAGAAGGCTACGTCATGTTACTAGCAAGGCTAGGAAAGAAACTAGTTTTGGCTATCGTTTTCGAGTTCTTTCAGAAATGTTGAGAGTAGGACCATGGAATAGATTACCTCTCACTGTGCGGTGGTTGAAGGAAGATAGCCAAATTGATTTTCGG GCTGATACTCTGCCCCCAGTTCACATGCCAATCACAGTAGGGCCAGTCAAATGTATCAAAACATTATCATCCAGAGAGAAAGTTTCAGATCCTAAAGAACTGGAAGAAATACAACCACTTGATGATGAATCAAGTGATTCGGATGGTAACAGTGAACCAGATGATATATCATTATCTGATGATGAACTAAGTAACTCATATAATGGTAATAAACCAGAAGAAGGATTAGTTCTTGATGATCAGCCAGGAACCTTATTTACTGCtgataatacagtaaaaacattatttattaatgatCAACCATCTTCATACTGTGCTGAAGAACTGAAGACTGTTTCATCTACTGGCAGTCAGCCATCTTCCTGGTGCTGTGTGTGTCACAAAGAGCTTCTAACAGGAGAGAAAATTGTGAATTGCCTCTATCCAGCATGTTCTGCATGTTCTCACATGACCTGTCTAGCTAATCACTTTTTAGCTTCTGCAGGTGAGACTGACCAGATTATTCCTGTAGAGGGAGATTGTCCATTGTGTGGAGAACATGTGTTGTGGGGTGATATAATCAAGCATTATTTTGGTTGTTATCAAAACCCAAAACTTTTAGGCCTTCCTGATGAAAAAGATGATA